Proteins encoded in a region of the Coffea eugenioides isolate CCC68of chromosome 4, Ceug_1.0, whole genome shotgun sequence genome:
- the LOC113769288 gene encoding glycine-rich cell wall structural protein 1-like, translated as MTTPPFIPSPFLDIVIAVIFGVGVVDLAVGFLGAITGGGGKGGIRDVVMGGGDASESGGGFNKDGAWEETGSGGGGNAGEGGLVSGDFIARGGGETEVDGDGTAIDRGGEGERVGERGATSKGGEGDACGEGGGDKFTNGGGQQGVAVVA; from the exons ATGACAACTCCACCATTCATACCCTCACCATTTCTGGATATTGTGATTGCAGTAATATTTGGAGTAGGTGTAGTTGATCTTGCAGTGGGTTTCTTAGGGGCAATTACTG GAGGCGGGGGAAAAGGTGGAATAAGAGATGTGGTGATGGGAGGAGGAGACGCCAGCGAAAGTGGAGGGGGATTTAACAAGGATGGAGCCTGGGAAGAAACAGGTAGTGGAGGTGGAGGTAATGCAGGAGAGGGAGGGCTGGTGAGCGGTGACTTTATAGCGAGAGGAGGTGGAGAAACTGAGGTAGATGGCGATGGGACTGCAATTGACAGAGGAGGAGAGGGTGAAAGAGTTGGAGAGAGAGGTGCTACGTCAAAGGGAGGGGAAGGTGATGCTTGTGGGGAAGGAGGAGGTGATAAGTTTACAAATGGAGGGGGGCAGCAGGGGGTGGCGGTGGTGGCATAG